In Hyphomicrobium denitrificans 1NES1, one DNA window encodes the following:
- the fabA gene encoding bifunctional 3-hydroxydecanoyl-ACP dehydratase/trans-2-decenoyl-ACP isomerase yields the protein MAERRSSYEFDDLLACGRGELFGPGNAQLPLPPMLMVDRIAAISENAGAHGKGQIVAELKVAGNERLDWLFACHFKGDPVMPGCLGLDALWQLTGFFLGWLGLSGQGRASGVGEVKFTREVTPDVKLLEYVIDIKRVIARKLKLAEADGILKADGEVIYTAKDLRVLLKSSEGP from the coding sequence ATGGCGGAGCGCCGTTCGAGCTACGAATTTGACGATCTTTTGGCCTGCGGGCGTGGCGAGCTTTTCGGTCCTGGAAATGCCCAGCTCCCGCTGCCGCCAATGCTAATGGTCGACCGCATTGCAGCAATTTCCGAGAACGCCGGCGCGCACGGGAAGGGCCAGATCGTCGCTGAGCTTAAAGTCGCAGGAAACGAACGCCTCGATTGGCTGTTCGCCTGCCATTTCAAGGGCGACCCGGTGATGCCCGGATGCCTGGGCCTCGATGCTCTCTGGCAGTTGACGGGTTTCTTTCTCGGCTGGCTTGGCTTGAGCGGCCAAGGCCGCGCTTCGGGCGTTGGCGAAGTCAAGTTCACGCGCGAGGTGACGCCGGACGTCAAATTGCTTGAATATGTCATAGACATCAAAAGAGTGATCGCCCGGAAATTGAAGCTCGCCGAAGCCGATGGCATCCTTAAAGCCGACGGTGAGGTGATATACACAGCCAAGGATCTGAGGGTCCTACTCAAATCGAGCGAAGGCCCTTAA
- the irrA gene encoding iron response transcriptional regulator IrrA, with amino-acid sequence MSEKLPAEPDARPMATIPGMLRQAGLRPTRQRLALGRLLFGSGDRHVTAEQLHAEVSSLGEHVSLATVYNTLHQFKKAGLVRELAIEGSKAYFDTNTSNHNHFLLESNGELMDIPGDAIRVEGLPQPPEGMKITHVDVVVRLSKD; translated from the coding sequence ATGTCTGAGAAATTGCCGGCGGAGCCGGATGCCAGACCGATGGCCACGATACCAGGCATGCTACGGCAGGCGGGATTGCGCCCGACGCGGCAACGGTTGGCGCTCGGTCGCCTTCTGTTTGGAAGCGGCGACCGGCACGTGACTGCTGAGCAGCTGCATGCCGAAGTCTCGTCGCTCGGTGAACACGTGTCGCTTGCGACCGTTTACAATACGCTGCACCAATTCAAGAAGGCAGGTCTCGTGCGCGAACTCGCGATCGAGGGCTCAAAAGCCTACTTCGACACTAACACGTCGAACCACAACCACTTCCTGCTCGAGAGTAACGGCGAGCTTATGGACATTCCTGGAGACGCGATCCGCGTGGAGGGTCTGCCGCAGCCGCCGGAAGGTATGAAGATCACACACGTCGACGTGGTCGTTCGTCTTTCGAAGGACTAA